In Flammeovirgaceae bacterium 311, one DNA window encodes the following:
- a CDS encoding membrane protein (COG1033 Predicted exporters of the RND superfamily) — protein sequence MFEFLSYFILRYRLYLLIAVAVVTAFFAAQIPRLGLSYDFTQVVPPEDPDMIFLQNFKEEFGEDGNVLVVGMQDSSLYTPLNFSRYLYMSREMQKIRGVQGVLSLPLLPRLERNDSLRSFEPNPIFTDIPDTQAQLDSLLQVALDQRIYSRQLINPENGATLMVLTVDMNVIGSVDRQRLMDDIMMVSGLFQEKTGIKLHYAGVPFVRSVMSGKVQQELKLFLFLSVLVTALILFVFFRSIKAVVFPMVVIIVMIIWSLGTLVLFGYKITLLTGLIPPIIVVIGIPNCIYLLNKYHQEYAKTGNQMKALAHIVRRIGFVTLITNFTTAIGFLVLITTDIQVLKEFGVVAGLNILATFVVSLILIPSIFSYLPPPSARHLRHLESRRLESILTTFDVLVHRHRYRIMAITAVVVAVSLVGLWQIRSNAYMVDDIPEKSDVKKDLAFFEKNFGGVMPMEIVVDTKRPRGVMNLNTLRQVDSLQQFLAAQKEFSPPVSLVSFLKASRQAFYKGNPDFYELPTSRERSFLLPYLQNNPDARRLSGAFMDSTGQKIRVSLKVSDIGSLRMDSLISHVVQPQVSSLFPDSLGIDVAITGTTLLFIKGNQYLIQNLKSSLLIAIVIIAMIMALLFRNGRMILISLIPNMVPLIITAGLMGFIGVPLKPSTALIFSIAFGISVDDSIHFLAKYRQELINQKFFVAKAISVSLRETGSSMIYTSIVLFFGFVIFAFSEFGGTVALGMLTSTTLLLAMLTNLLLLPALLLAFDSGKYDRDEMALIEHYDEFYNESEDEEIDVKQLRIDDSADDERAAGK from the coding sequence ATGTTTGAATTTCTTTCCTATTTTATACTCCGGTATCGACTTTATTTGCTGATAGCCGTAGCGGTTGTTACGGCTTTTTTCGCTGCCCAGATTCCGCGCCTGGGGCTCTCTTATGATTTTACCCAGGTAGTACCACCCGAAGATCCGGATATGATCTTTCTCCAGAACTTTAAAGAAGAATTTGGAGAGGACGGCAACGTACTGGTCGTTGGCATGCAGGATAGCAGCCTGTATACGCCACTTAATTTCAGCCGCTACCTCTACATGAGCCGGGAGATGCAAAAGATCAGGGGAGTACAAGGCGTTCTTTCCCTGCCCCTGCTGCCCCGCCTGGAGCGAAACGACTCCCTGCGCAGCTTTGAGCCAAACCCAATTTTTACCGATATACCCGACACGCAGGCGCAGTTGGACAGCCTGCTGCAGGTAGCCCTTGACCAGCGTATTTACAGCCGCCAGCTCATTAACCCGGAAAACGGCGCTACCCTGATGGTGCTTACGGTTGATATGAATGTGATTGGCTCTGTAGACCGGCAGCGCCTCATGGACGATATTATGATGGTTTCGGGCCTGTTTCAGGAGAAGACTGGCATTAAGCTGCACTATGCCGGCGTGCCATTTGTACGTTCGGTTATGTCGGGCAAAGTACAGCAGGAGCTAAAGCTTTTCCTGTTCCTATCGGTTTTGGTAACCGCGCTTATTCTGTTTGTTTTTTTCCGTTCCATCAAGGCGGTGGTGTTCCCAATGGTGGTCATCATTGTCATGATCATATGGTCGCTGGGAACGCTGGTGCTGTTTGGCTATAAAATAACCCTGCTAACCGGCCTAATTCCGCCTATTATTGTGGTGATCGGCATTCCGAACTGTATTTATCTGCTCAATAAGTACCACCAGGAATACGCCAAAACGGGCAACCAGATGAAGGCGCTTGCCCACATTGTACGCCGCATTGGGTTTGTAACGCTTATTACCAACTTTACCACAGCTATTGGCTTTCTGGTACTGATAACCACAGACATACAGGTACTGAAGGAGTTTGGCGTTGTGGCAGGCCTTAATATTCTGGCTACTTTTGTGGTGAGCCTCATCCTTATTCCCTCCATCTTCTCTTACCTGCCACCACCCTCTGCCCGGCATCTGCGCCACCTGGAGAGCCGGCGGCTGGAGAGCATCCTCACCACATTTGATGTACTGGTGCACCGCCACCGCTACCGCATCATGGCGATTACAGCAGTAGTAGTGGCCGTATCGCTGGTAGGCCTCTGGCAAATCCGCTCAAATGCCTATATGGTAGATGATATTCCGGAAAAGAGTGATGTAAAAAAAGACCTTGCCTTTTTTGAAAAGAACTTTGGCGGTGTAATGCCCATGGAGATTGTAGTAGACACCAAAAGGCCCAGGGGCGTGATGAACCTCAATACACTCCGGCAGGTAGATTCTCTGCAGCAGTTTCTGGCAGCACAAAAGGAGTTTTCGCCACCTGTTTCTCTTGTTAGTTTTCTAAAGGCTAGCAGGCAGGCCTTTTATAAGGGCAATCCCGATTTTTATGAACTGCCCACCAGCAGAGAGCGCTCATTCCTGTTGCCATACCTGCAGAACAATCCTGATGCCAGGAGGCTATCAGGAGCCTTTATGGATTCTACGGGGCAGAAAATCCGGGTTTCGCTAAAGGTATCCGATATTGGTTCGCTGCGCATGGATTCACTCATCAGCCATGTTGTTCAACCACAGGTAAGCAGTCTTTTTCCGGATAGCCTTGGTATTGATGTGGCCATTACCGGCACCACCCTGCTATTCATAAAAGGAAACCAATACCTGATCCAGAACCTGAAAAGCAGTCTGCTCATAGCAATTGTGATTATTGCCATGATTATGGCCCTGCTGTTCCGCAATGGCCGTATGATCCTGATCTCACTCATACCAAACATGGTGCCCCTGATCATTACCGCAGGCCTTATGGGCTTTATAGGTGTTCCCTTAAAGCCAAGTACTGCCCTTATCTTCAGCATTGCTTTTGGTATATCGGTAGATGATTCCATACACTTTCTGGCCAAGTACCGGCAGGAGCTAATCAACCAGAAGTTTTTTGTGGCCAAAGCCATTAGCGTAAGCCTGCGCGAAACCGGCTCCAGCATGATCTATACCTCTATCGTGCTTTTCTTTGGCTTTGTAATTTTTGCCTTTTCAGAATTTGGCGGTACCGTGGCCCTGGGCATGCTTACCTCAACCACGCTGTTGCTGGCCATGTTAACGAACCTTCTGCTGTTGCCTGCCCTGCTGCTCGCCTTTGACTCCGGCAAATACGACCGCGACGAAATGGCACTTATTGAACATTACGATGAGTTCTATAATGAGTCTGAGGATGAGGAAATTGACGTAAAACAGCTACGGATAGATGATAGTGCTGATGATGAGCGTGCAGCCGGTAAATAA
- a CDS encoding PAS/PAC sensor signal transduction histidine kinase (COG0642 Signal transduction histidine kinase), translated as MSNPSKKITETVPIFFFVFNLIKKEVEFASPQFYQLAEGIESEEENPLKKCIHPDYLEQFDNFFSDLSENNNYQASVELKANDKLNGIEWLELNTFPVTERNSSDVMQVVGHIVDITQKKEIYDTLTEEKEHITNILNMVVHDLRAPLDRVSMIAEIMQNSMTKEEYEKYKIYLSMLRKQRQQGTNLIQSLLRLATLKGSATSIDLNIHDLRDLINESISQQKDRIKKKHLEVSCDFPDQHVKARVDAVLFRQVIENLLSNAIKYTPKGGSIEFRLSYEEKHVELSLKDNGIGIPEKYQKTLFMSFKGIRRKGLEGEESTGLGLFICKEIVKMHTGKIRVESQEGEGTTFIITLPYPEPSAAYY; from the coding sequence ATGAGCAACCCTTCGAAAAAAATAACGGAAACTGTACCAATTTTCTTTTTTGTATTCAACCTGATAAAGAAGGAGGTTGAATTTGCAAGTCCACAATTTTATCAGTTAGCCGAAGGTATTGAAAGCGAAGAAGAAAACCCGCTAAAAAAATGTATTCATCCCGATTACCTGGAGCAATTCGATAATTTCTTTTCTGACCTATCGGAGAATAATAATTACCAGGCATCTGTGGAGCTGAAAGCCAACGATAAACTAAATGGTATTGAGTGGCTGGAACTAAATACTTTTCCGGTAACAGAAAGAAACTCTTCTGATGTGATGCAGGTAGTTGGCCATATAGTTGATATCACTCAGAAAAAGGAAATCTATGATACCTTAACAGAAGAAAAGGAGCACATTACCAATATACTTAACATGGTTGTGCATGACCTGCGAGCACCTCTTGACAGGGTATCCATGATTGCCGAAATCATGCAAAACAGCATGACGAAAGAAGAGTACGAGAAGTACAAGATCTATCTTAGCATGCTGCGTAAACAAAGGCAGCAGGGAACAAACCTTATTCAGAGCCTGCTAAGGCTTGCCACCCTCAAGGGCAGCGCAACTTCAATAGATTTGAATATTCATGATCTGCGGGATTTAATCAATGAGAGCATAAGTCAGCAAAAGGACAGGATTAAAAAGAAGCATCTGGAAGTAAGCTGCGATTTCCCTGATCAGCATGTAAAGGCCAGGGTAGATGCCGTGCTGTTCCGGCAGGTTATTGAAAACCTGCTCTCTAATGCCATAAAATATACCCCAAAGGGAGGAAGCATAGAGTTCCGGCTTTCTTATGAGGAAAAACATGTGGAGTTATCACTGAAGGATAACGGAATTGGTATTCCTGAAAAATATCAGAAAACCTTGTTTATGAGCTTCAAAGGCATCAGAAGAAAGGGCTTGGAAGGAGAAGAATCTACAGGTTTAGGCCTTTTTATATGTAAAGAAATAGTAAAAATGCATACTGGAAAGATCCGTGTTGAGAGCCAGGAGGGAGAGGGCACTACGTTCATCATTACCTTACCCTATCCTGAGCCCTCTGCCGCCTATTATTAG
- the ileS gene encoding isoleucyl-tRNA ligase (COG0060 Isoleucyl-tRNA synthetase), which yields MASKYTEYKGINYAEIADKVLSYWKENKVFEKSVDEREGAPTFTFFEGPPSANGTPGIHHVMARTVKDIFCRYKTMQGFQVKRKGGWDTHGLPVELQVEKELGITKEDIGKKISVEEYNRKCREAVMKFKDQWDNLTERMGYWVDLDNPYITFEPQYIESLWHLLKKLYEKGLLYKGYTIQPFSPGAGTGLSSHELNQPGCYRNIKDTTVAALFKVKDTEKDYIMAWTTTPWTLPSNNSLAVGKNITYAKVATYNPYTFESINVILAKERIGTYFNEKAKDLALEDYKAGDKLIPWQVLEEIPGSKLVGTAYEQLMPYVPLAFPAFTVLEGDFVTTEDGTGVVHLAQAFGADDYRVSVANNVPGLFVKDEDGNQMPAVDKQGRFVKEMGDLAGRYVKEEFYAEADRSKEDFRPTDVYIAIKLKEEGKAFKVEKYEHSYPHCWRTDKPILYYPLESWFIKTTAYKEQLVRLNRTINWKPESTGIGRFGNWLENLVDWNLSRSRYWGTPLPIWRTEDKKEEKCIGSLAELKAEVDKAIAAGIQQKPIDGEFDPHRPFVDEVYLVSESGKKMYREADLIDVWFDSGAMPYAQWHWPFEQQDVLKENFPADFIAEGVDQTRGWFFTLHALAVMLFDDVAFKNVIANGLVLDKNGNKMSKRLGNAVDPFKTLDTYGPDATRWYMISNANPWDNLKFDLDGVLEVQRRFFGTLHNTYNFFALYANLDGFSYSEKPLPLAQRPESDRWILSRLNSLIIDVERAYNDYEPTRAARAIQDFTIDDLSNWYVRLNRKRFWRGDYTEDKQAAYQTLYDCLLTIAQLAAPIAPFYMELLYRNLNSVSSKHQEESVHLIRFPEANHGFIDTGLEERMHKAQIVSSLVHSLRKKEKIKVRQPLSRILIPVLNAKQREQIHDVEDLILNEVNVKAIEYIDDASGVLVKQIKPNFAKLGKEYGPRMKEITAAVARFEQTDISQIERDGAYTLQLPNGPINLTIEDVLITSQDIPGWSVASEEGVTVALDMNISDELRQEGIARDLVNRLQNLRKDMGLEVQDKISITVERGEELVNSALEANKEYICTETQALQLNFTDQLADGKLLEMDDVQLRVQVEQM from the coding sequence ATGGCTTCTAAATACACAGAGTATAAGGGCATCAATTATGCCGAAATTGCCGATAAAGTCCTCTCCTACTGGAAGGAAAACAAGGTTTTTGAAAAATCAGTAGATGAGCGTGAAGGTGCTCCCACCTTTACTTTTTTTGAGGGTCCTCCTTCGGCCAACGGTACGCCGGGCATTCACCACGTAATGGCCCGTACGGTTAAAGATATTTTCTGCCGCTATAAAACCATGCAGGGCTTTCAGGTAAAGCGTAAAGGCGGCTGGGATACACACGGGCTGCCTGTAGAACTGCAGGTAGAAAAAGAGCTGGGCATTACCAAGGAAGATATCGGCAAGAAAATTTCCGTAGAAGAATACAACCGGAAATGCCGCGAGGCGGTGATGAAATTTAAGGATCAGTGGGACAACCTCACCGAGCGAATGGGCTATTGGGTTGACCTTGACAATCCCTACATCACCTTTGAGCCGCAGTACATCGAGAGCCTCTGGCACCTGCTGAAGAAATTGTACGAGAAAGGCCTGCTTTATAAGGGATACACCATTCAGCCTTTTTCTCCGGGCGCCGGCACAGGCCTTAGCTCGCATGAGCTGAACCAGCCCGGCTGCTACCGCAATATAAAAGACACCACTGTTGCAGCCCTTTTTAAGGTGAAGGATACCGAGAAGGATTACATCATGGCCTGGACTACCACGCCATGGACGCTTCCCTCTAATAACTCCCTGGCTGTTGGCAAGAACATCACCTACGCCAAAGTAGCCACCTATAATCCTTATACCTTTGAGTCTATCAATGTCATTCTGGCAAAAGAACGCATTGGTACTTATTTTAATGAAAAGGCAAAGGATCTTGCCCTGGAAGATTATAAGGCAGGTGATAAGCTTATTCCCTGGCAGGTGCTGGAAGAAATACCGGGCAGTAAGCTGGTGGGCACAGCCTATGAGCAGCTTATGCCCTATGTGCCGCTGGCATTCCCTGCCTTTACCGTACTGGAAGGCGATTTTGTTACCACCGAAGATGGTACCGGTGTGGTACACCTGGCCCAGGCCTTTGGTGCAGATGACTATCGTGTAAGCGTGGCCAACAACGTACCCGGTTTGTTTGTAAAAGACGAAGATGGCAACCAGATGCCGGCCGTGGATAAGCAGGGTCGTTTTGTTAAAGAAATGGGCGATCTGGCTGGACGCTATGTAAAAGAAGAATTTTACGCTGAGGCCGATCGCAGCAAAGAAGATTTCAGGCCTACGGACGTATACATTGCCATTAAGCTGAAGGAAGAAGGCAAAGCCTTCAAAGTAGAGAAATACGAGCACAGCTACCCACACTGCTGGCGTACCGATAAGCCAATCCTCTATTATCCGCTGGAGAGCTGGTTTATCAAAACCACTGCTTATAAAGAGCAGCTGGTGCGCTTAAACCGCACCATTAACTGGAAACCTGAAAGCACCGGTATTGGCCGTTTTGGCAACTGGCTGGAGAACCTGGTAGACTGGAACCTTAGCCGCAGCCGCTACTGGGGTACCCCCCTGCCCATCTGGCGTACCGAAGATAAGAAAGAAGAAAAATGCATTGGCTCCCTGGCCGAACTGAAGGCAGAGGTAGACAAAGCTATTGCTGCCGGTATTCAGCAAAAACCGATCGATGGAGAATTTGATCCGCACCGTCCGTTTGTAGACGAGGTGTACCTGGTAAGCGAAAGCGGCAAAAAGATGTACCGTGAGGCAGACCTGATCGACGTTTGGTTCGACTCCGGTGCCATGCCCTATGCCCAGTGGCACTGGCCATTTGAGCAACAGGATGTGCTGAAAGAAAACTTCCCCGCCGATTTTATTGCCGAAGGCGTAGATCAGACCCGTGGCTGGTTCTTTACCCTGCATGCGCTGGCCGTGATGCTGTTTGATGATGTGGCATTCAAAAACGTGATCGCCAACGGACTGGTACTGGATAAGAATGGCAACAAGATGAGCAAACGCCTTGGCAATGCCGTCGACCCGTTCAAAACCCTGGATACCTATGGTCCCGATGCTACCCGCTGGTACATGATCAGCAATGCCAACCCCTGGGATAACCTGAAGTTCGACCTGGATGGCGTGCTGGAAGTACAGCGCCGCTTCTTTGGCACCCTGCACAACACCTACAACTTCTTTGCGCTCTATGCCAACCTGGATGGCTTCAGCTATTCAGAAAAGCCGTTGCCACTTGCACAGCGCCCTGAAAGTGACCGCTGGATACTTAGCCGGCTGAACAGCCTGATCATAGATGTGGAGCGTGCCTACAACGATTATGAGCCCACCAGGGCAGCAAGAGCTATTCAGGACTTCACTATTGATGACTTGAGCAACTGGTACGTTCGCCTGAACCGTAAACGCTTTTGGCGTGGTGATTATACTGAGGATAAACAAGCTGCTTACCAGACCCTGTACGATTGCTTATTAACCATTGCACAGCTGGCAGCGCCGATTGCTCCTTTCTATATGGAATTACTGTACCGCAATCTGAACAGTGTAAGTAGCAAGCATCAGGAGGAGAGCGTGCACCTGATCCGTTTCCCGGAAGCAAACCATGGTTTTATTGATACTGGGCTGGAGGAGCGGATGCACAAGGCACAAATTGTTTCTTCGCTGGTACACTCCCTGCGTAAGAAGGAGAAGATTAAAGTACGCCAGCCGCTAAGCCGCATCTTGATCCCTGTGCTGAATGCAAAGCAGCGGGAACAGATCCATGATGTAGAAGACCTGATCCTGAACGAGGTAAATGTGAAAGCTATTGAGTATATCGATGATGCATCCGGTGTGCTGGTGAAGCAGATTAAGCCAAACTTTGCCAAGCTTGGTAAAGAGTATGGACCGCGTATGAAGGAAATAACCGCCGCCGTTGCCAGATTTGAGCAGACAGACATCAGCCAGATCGAGCGTGATGGCGCTTATACCCTGCAGCTGCCCAATGGCCCTATCAATTTAACCATTGAGGATGTACTGATCACCTCCCAGGATATACCAGGCTGGTCGGTTGCCAGTGAAGAAGGAGTAACCGTAGCACTGGATATGAATATCTCTGACGAGCTGCGCCAGGAAGGTATTGCCCGTGATCTGGTAAACCGCCTGCAGAACCTGCGTAAGGACATGGGCCTTGAGGTACAGGACAAGATCAGCATCACTGTAGAGCGTGGTGAAGAGCTGGTAAATTCGGCCCTTGAAGCCAATAAAGAATACATTTGTACAGAAACACAGGCACTACAGTTAAACTTTACGGATCAACTTGCTGATGGTAAGTTACTGGAGATGGACGATGTACAGTTAAGGGTACAGGTAGAGCAGATGTAA